From the Lysobacter sp. FW306-1B-D06B genome, one window contains:
- the lgt gene encoding prolipoprotein diacylglyceryl transferase, whose protein sequence is MTVLHQIDPIAFHLGPLQVHWYGIMYLLGFGTAWWLGRLRVRAGRLPGVNEQSYGDLLFYAMLGVVLGGRLGYVFFYSFSDLLKDPLMLFRIWEGGMSFHGGLIGVVAAAWWWSHRHKLHLMDTVDFLAPLVPPGLGFGRLGNYIGGELWGKYTQAGWGVIFPRAEAEFAGMSLPQLQAQFATGALDRFARHPSQLYQAALEGLVMFLALWWFSSKPRPRYAVSGLFALLYGCFRFLVEFVRVPDAQIGYLAFGWLTMGQVLSLPLIALGLVWLWWSRRQPTLEPQPFVPVK, encoded by the coding sequence ATGACCGTTCTGCACCAGATCGACCCGATCGCCTTCCACCTCGGCCCGCTGCAGGTGCACTGGTACGGGATCATGTACCTGCTGGGCTTCGGCACGGCCTGGTGGCTGGGCCGCCTGCGCGTGCGCGCCGGGCGCCTGCCGGGCGTCAACGAGCAGTCCTACGGCGACCTGCTGTTCTACGCGATGCTCGGCGTCGTGCTGGGCGGTCGGCTGGGCTATGTCTTCTTCTATTCCTTCAGCGATCTGTTGAAGGACCCGCTCATGCTGTTCCGCATCTGGGAAGGCGGCATGAGCTTCCACGGCGGCCTGATCGGCGTTGTCGCGGCGGCATGGTGGTGGTCGCATCGCCACAAGCTGCACCTGATGGACACGGTCGATTTCCTCGCACCGCTGGTGCCGCCGGGACTGGGCTTCGGCCGGCTGGGGAACTACATCGGCGGCGAGCTCTGGGGCAAGTACACGCAGGCCGGTTGGGGCGTGATCTTTCCGCGCGCGGAAGCCGAGTTCGCGGGGATGAGCCTGCCGCAGTTGCAGGCACAGTTCGCGACCGGCGCGCTGGACCGCTTCGCGCGCCATCCTTCGCAGCTGTACCAGGCGGCGCTGGAGGGGCTGGTGATGTTTCTCGCCCTGTGGTGGTTCTCGAGCAAGCCGCGACCGCGCTACGCGGTCTCGGGCCTGTTCGCGCTGCTGTACGGCTGCTTCCGGTTCCTGGTGGAGTTCGTCCGCGTGCCCGATGCGCAGATCGGCTACCTCGCCTTCGGCTGGCTGACGATGGGGCAGGTGCTGAGCCTGCCGCTGATTGCGCTGGGCCTGGTCTGGCTGTGGTGGTCGCGTCGCCAGCCGACGCTGGAGCCGCAGCCCTTCGTGCCGGTCAAGTAA
- a CDS encoding thymidylate synthase has protein sequence MKQYLDLLRHVLEHGTDKADRTGTGTRSVFGWQMRFDLSEGFPLVTTKKLHLRSIVHELLWFLQGETNIAYLKDNKVSIWDEWADADGELGPVYGKQWRRWTGSDGSEIDQIRWVVEEIKRNPDSRRLIVSAWNVADLPHMALMPCHTMFQFYVANGKLSCQLYQRSGDIFLGVPFNIASYALLTQMVAQVCGLGVGDFVHTLGDAHLYSNHFDQAREQLTRTPRALPQLRLNPDVKDIFGFTFDDIAIEHYDPLPAIKAPVAV, from the coding sequence ATGAAGCAATACCTCGACCTGCTGCGCCATGTGCTGGAACACGGCACCGACAAGGCCGACCGCACCGGCACCGGCACGCGCAGCGTATTCGGCTGGCAGATGCGTTTTGATTTGTCCGAAGGCTTCCCGCTGGTCACGACCAAGAAGCTGCACCTGCGCTCGATCGTGCACGAGCTGCTGTGGTTCCTGCAGGGGGAGACCAACATCGCCTACCTGAAGGACAACAAGGTCAGCATCTGGGACGAGTGGGCCGATGCCGACGGCGAACTCGGCCCGGTCTACGGCAAGCAATGGCGCCGCTGGACCGGCAGCGACGGCAGCGAGATCGACCAGATCCGCTGGGTCGTGGAGGAGATCAAGCGCAATCCCGATTCGCGCCGGCTGATCGTCTCGGCCTGGAACGTCGCCGACCTGCCGCACATGGCGCTGATGCCGTGCCACACGATGTTCCAGTTCTACGTGGCCAACGGGAAGCTCAGCTGCCAGCTCTACCAGCGCAGCGGCGACATCTTCCTGGGCGTGCCGTTCAACATCGCCAGCTACGCGCTGCTCACGCAGATGGTGGCGCAGGTGTGCGGGCTGGGCGTGGGCGATTTCGTGCACACGTTGGGCGATGCGCACCTGTACTCGAACCACTTCGACCAGGCGCGCGAACAACTCACGCGCACGCCGCGCGCGCTGCCGCAGCTACGGTTGAATCCGGACGTGAAGGACATCTTCGGCTTCACCTTCGACGACATCGCCATCGAGCATTACGACCCGCTGCCGGCCATCAAGGCGCCGGTGGCGGTGTAA
- a CDS encoding dihydrofolate reductase, whose product MPVVLIAALDRHGAIGRDNDLPWRLPGDLKRFKALTLGKPVLMGRKTAQSLGRALPGRRNLVLTRSGTVPFEGMQAVASLDEAMRLAVEDGAEQLCVIGGGEVYGLCLPEATHLYLTHVDTVVDDAHAFFPRFDASQWRVIAREHHDSDAKHAFAFEFVDYARA is encoded by the coding sequence ATCCCGGTCGTCCTCATTGCCGCGCTCGATCGCCATGGCGCCATCGGCCGCGACAACGACCTGCCGTGGCGCCTGCCCGGCGATCTCAAGCGCTTCAAGGCGCTCACGCTCGGCAAACCTGTGCTGATGGGGCGCAAGACGGCGCAGTCGCTCGGCCGCGCATTGCCCGGGCGGCGCAACCTGGTGCTGACGCGCTCGGGCACGGTGCCGTTCGAGGGCATGCAGGCGGTGGCGTCGCTGGACGAGGCGATGCGCCTGGCCGTCGAAGACGGCGCCGAGCAGTTGTGCGTGATCGGCGGCGGCGAAGTCTATGGGCTGTGCCTGCCCGAGGCCACGCACCTGTACCTCACGCACGTCGACACCGTGGTCGACGATGCGCACGCATTCTTTCCCCGCTTCGATGCATCGCAGTGGCGCGTGATCGCGCGAGAGCATCACGACAGCGATGCAAAGCACGCCTTCGCGTTCGAGTTCGTGGATTACGCGCGCGCCTGA
- a CDS encoding symmetrical bis(5'-nucleosyl)-tetraphosphatase, whose amino-acid sequence MSIWAIGDLQGCYDATQRLLERIAFDPARDQLWFCGDLVNRGGQSLETLRLVHSLRANSVVVLGNHDLSLLAIGERREDEQRKVNPDLQRIVLAEDRDELLTWLRTQKLVHADRKLGWMMVHAALAPQWTTQMAERFAREVEERLHGDQFRRLLRNMYGDKPAWHPKLAGIDRHRAIINVFTRLRYCTPRGRISFEDKGSPGTQPVGLYPWYEVPGRAERDLKIVCGHWSTLGLFIGHGVHAIDTGAVWGGKLTALQLDTDELRLVQVPGRDVPAQPPRPRPPYHPDDKRPQRPRQNHNQNGQRRQQGRPQPRTETSTQGVPAQTAPVEQDHD is encoded by the coding sequence ATGAGCATCTGGGCCATCGGCGACCTGCAGGGCTGTTACGACGCGACGCAGCGGCTGCTGGAACGCATCGCGTTCGATCCCGCGCGCGACCAGCTATGGTTCTGCGGCGACCTCGTCAATCGCGGCGGGCAGTCGCTGGAGACGCTGCGGCTCGTGCATTCGCTGCGCGCGAACAGCGTGGTGGTGCTGGGCAACCACGACCTCTCGCTGCTGGCCATCGGCGAGCGGCGCGAGGACGAGCAGCGCAAGGTCAACCCCGACCTGCAGCGCATCGTGCTGGCCGAGGACCGCGACGAACTGCTGACCTGGCTGCGCACGCAGAAGCTCGTGCACGCCGATCGAAAGCTGGGCTGGATGATGGTGCACGCCGCGCTCGCGCCGCAGTGGACCACGCAGATGGCCGAGCGGTTCGCGCGCGAAGTGGAAGAGCGCCTGCACGGCGACCAGTTCCGCCGCTTGCTCAGGAACATGTACGGCGACAAGCCGGCATGGCATCCCAAGCTGGCCGGCATCGATCGCCATCGCGCGATCATCAACGTGTTCACGCGCCTGCGTTACTGCACGCCGCGCGGCCGCATTTCCTTCGAGGACAAGGGCAGCCCGGGCACGCAGCCGGTCGGTCTGTACCCGTGGTACGAAGTGCCCGGCCGCGCCGAACGCGACCTCAAGATCGTCTGCGGCCATTGGTCCACGCTGGGGCTGTTCATCGGCCACGGCGTGCACGCCATCGACACCGGCGCGGTGTGGGGCGGCAAGCTGACGGCGCTGCAGCTGGACACCGACGAGCTGCGCCTGGTGCAGGTGCCCGGTCGCGACGTGCCGGCACAGCCGCCGCGCCCGCGCCCGCCCTACCATCCCGACGACAAGCGCCCGCAGCGCCCGCGCCAGAACCACAACCAGAACGGTCAGCGTCGCCAGCAGGGGCGTCCGCAGCCGCGCACGGAAACGTCGACGCAAGGCGTGCCGGCGCAGACCGCACCGGTCGAACAGGACCACGATTGA
- the apaG gene encoding Co2+/Mg2+ efflux protein ApaG, giving the protein MERSTDYAFDISVATRYLDDQSEPGQDRYVFAYTISIRNSGSVPARLTRRHWLITDGNGKVQEVEGEGVVGEQPWLRPGDDFEYTSGAVLETTHGMMEGSYTMVGDDGTPFEAPIPAFSLSVPRTLH; this is encoded by the coding sequence ATGGAACGCAGTACCGACTACGCCTTCGACATCTCCGTGGCGACCCGCTACCTCGACGACCAGTCCGAGCCGGGCCAGGACCGCTATGTCTTCGCTTACACCATCAGCATCCGCAACAGCGGCAGCGTGCCCGCGCGCCTGACGCGCCGTCACTGGCTTATCACCGACGGCAACGGCAAGGTCCAGGAAGTCGAAGGCGAAGGCGTGGTGGGCGAACAGCCCTGGCTGCGCCCGGGCGATGATTTCGAATACACCTCCGGCGCCGTGCTGGAAACCACGCACGGCATGATGGAAGGCAGTTACACGATGGTCGGCGACGACGGCACTCCGTTCGAGGCGCCGATTCCCGCCTTCAGCCTGTCCGTGCCCCGCACGCTGCACTGA
- the rsmA gene encoding 16S rRNA (adenine(1518)-N(6)/adenine(1519)-N(6))-dimethyltransferase RsmA, with amino-acid sequence MTTRSPHFSEPAKKHLGQHFLHERGIIDKIVQAVDPKPGDRLVEIGPGQGAITFPLLDRHRELTVIEFDRDLIFPLTEAARAHGTLEVIHRDVLTVDFTALARNAGDEGSQIRLVGNLPYNLSSPILFHALDHAAAIRDMHFMLQKEVVDRMAAGPGSKVYGRLGVMLQAYCHVTPLFDVPPGAFRPPPKVDSAVVRMVPRKPETIGVEDPAVFSAVVRDAFGQRRKTLRNALSNQCDSAAIEAAGIRPDARAEQIEVADFVRLANALARQRSA; translated from the coding sequence ATGACCACGCGCAGCCCCCATTTCAGCGAGCCGGCCAAGAAGCACCTGGGCCAGCACTTCCTGCACGAACGCGGGATCATCGACAAGATCGTCCAGGCCGTGGACCCCAAGCCGGGCGACCGCCTGGTCGAGATCGGCCCCGGCCAGGGCGCGATCACCTTCCCGCTGCTCGATCGTCATCGCGAGCTGACGGTGATCGAGTTCGACCGCGACCTGATCTTCCCGCTCACCGAGGCCGCACGCGCGCACGGCACGCTGGAAGTGATCCACCGCGACGTGCTCACCGTCGACTTCACCGCGCTGGCACGCAACGCCGGCGACGAAGGCAGCCAGATCCGCCTGGTGGGCAACCTGCCCTACAACCTGTCCTCGCCGATCCTGTTCCATGCGCTGGACCACGCGGCGGCGATCCGCGACATGCACTTCATGCTGCAGAAGGAAGTCGTCGATCGCATGGCCGCCGGCCCCGGCAGCAAGGTGTACGGCCGACTGGGCGTGATGCTGCAGGCGTACTGCCACGTGACGCCGTTGTTCGACGTGCCGCCGGGCGCGTTCCGCCCACCGCCGAAGGTAGATTCGGCCGTGGTGCGGATGGTGCCGCGCAAGCCGGAGACGATCGGCGTGGAGGATCCGGCCGTGTTCTCTGCGGTCGTTCGCGACGCCTTCGGCCAGCGGCGCAAGACGCTGCGCAACGCGCTGTCCAATCAATGCGATTCGGCCGCCATCGAGGCCGCCGGCATACGCCCGGATGCACGCGCCGAGCAGATCGAAGTCGCCGATTTCGTCCGCCTGGCCAATGCGCTGGCGCGCCAACGCAGCGCGTGA
- the pdxA gene encoding 4-hydroxythreonine-4-phosphate dehydrogenase PdxA: MTPVRLALVPGEPAGVGPELCVHLAQRPRDYALTAFADARSLRAAAEALSLPLHLLDAGAVATQPGELALVEIPNAVVPDFGRPDPRNAEAVIRALREAARGCLDGRYAGVVTGPVHKAVINEGGIAYTGTTELLAEQAGREVVMMLANDIVRVALVTTHLPLREVADAITADALERTLRITHDALRRDFGIAEPVIAVLGLNPHAGEAGHLGREELDLIEPLLTKLRADGMRLVGPLPADTAFLPAKLRGFDAVVAMYHDQGLPVLKYSGFEHAVNLTLGLPYPRVAVDHGTALDLAGKGTADPSSLFAAADTCARIARNRHTPA, translated from the coding sequence ATGACCCCTGTTCGGCTCGCGCTGGTGCCGGGCGAGCCGGCGGGTGTCGGTCCCGAGCTCTGCGTCCACCTGGCGCAGCGCCCCCGCGATTACGCCCTGACGGCCTTCGCCGACGCGCGCTCCCTGCGCGCCGCGGCCGAGGCGCTGTCGTTGCCGCTGCACCTGCTCGATGCCGGGGCGGTGGCGACGCAGCCGGGCGAGCTGGCGCTGGTCGAAATCCCCAACGCCGTCGTTCCCGACTTCGGTCGCCCCGACCCGCGCAACGCCGAGGCCGTGATCCGCGCCCTGCGTGAAGCCGCACGCGGCTGCCTCGACGGCCGCTACGCCGGCGTCGTGACCGGCCCCGTGCACAAGGCGGTGATCAACGAGGGCGGCATCGCCTACACCGGCACGACTGAGCTGCTGGCCGAACAGGCGGGGCGCGAGGTCGTGATGATGCTCGCCAACGACATCGTGCGGGTCGCGCTGGTCACCACGCACCTTCCGCTGCGCGAGGTCGCCGACGCGATCACCGCCGATGCGCTGGAACGCACGCTGCGGATCACGCACGACGCGCTGCGCCGCGACTTCGGCATCGCCGAGCCGGTGATCGCCGTGCTCGGCCTCAATCCGCATGCGGGCGAAGCGGGGCATCTGGGGCGCGAGGAGCTCGATCTGATCGAGCCGTTGCTGACAAAGCTGCGCGCCGACGGCATGCGACTGGTCGGCCCGCTGCCGGCCGACACCGCCTTCCTGCCGGCCAAGCTGCGCGGCTTCGACGCGGTGGTCGCGATGTACCACGACCAGGGCTTGCCGGTACTCAAGTACAGCGGCTTCGAGCACGCGGTGAACCTCACCCTGGGCCTGCCCTACCCGCGCGTCGCCGTGGACCATGGCACGGCGCTGGACCTGGCCGGCAAGGGCACGGCCGACCCGTCCAGCCTGTTCGCCGCGGCCGACACCTGCGCCCGCATCGCCCGTAACCGCCACACGCCGGCATGA
- a CDS encoding peptidylprolyl isomerase, whose amino-acid sequence MKKLLASALAVAVLSTTALPVATALAQTATSVQPIDGIAAIVDEDVILKTELDRAVNNILAQYAGRENQLPPRDVLQRQVLERLVLVKLQVARAQGTGVRVTDQEVDQAIAGIAQQNRVTPEQLRQQLAREGTPYNDFRSSIRDELLIQRLRQRFAQSRVSVSEAEVDAAMAAQANAGSQFHLAHILVALPEGATAEQIAVAQKKVEGVKSLIDKGEMDFSAAAVRYSDSPNALEGGDLGWRSMDEIPNAFATLMRNMQPGDVTQPIRGPSGFQLLKLVEVRDASQAGPNLVTQYQARHILIRVSDSVDDAKAKAQAQTLQARLMGGADFALLAQENSQDQSSAAKGGELGWFTRDDFGPEFGNAVAGLQAGQVSAPIRTQAGYHLIKLEGTRESDVGDRNRRAQVQETIGRRKLEDEWNRFLREMRGEAFVDVRVGKAADAAPASPTTPAPPTGG is encoded by the coding sequence ATGAAGAAACTACTCGCGTCCGCCCTTGCCGTCGCGGTGCTGTCCACGACCGCCCTGCCGGTGGCGACCGCCCTGGCCCAGACCGCGACCTCCGTCCAGCCCATCGACGGCATCGCCGCCATCGTGGATGAGGACGTGATCCTCAAGACCGAGCTGGATCGCGCGGTGAACAACATCCTGGCCCAGTACGCAGGACGCGAGAACCAGCTTCCGCCTCGTGACGTGCTGCAGCGTCAGGTGCTGGAACGCCTGGTGCTGGTCAAGCTGCAGGTCGCCCGTGCCCAGGGCACCGGCGTGCGCGTGACCGATCAGGAGGTCGACCAGGCCATCGCCGGCATCGCCCAGCAGAACCGTGTGACGCCCGAGCAGCTGCGCCAGCAGCTGGCCCGCGAGGGCACGCCCTACAACGATTTCCGCAGCTCGATCCGCGATGAGTTGCTGATCCAGCGCCTGCGCCAGCGTTTCGCGCAGAGCCGCGTGTCGGTCAGCGAGGCCGAGGTCGACGCCGCCATGGCGGCCCAGGCCAACGCGGGCAGCCAGTTCCACCTGGCCCATATTCTCGTCGCCCTGCCCGAGGGGGCCACGGCCGAGCAGATCGCCGTCGCCCAGAAGAAGGTCGAGGGCGTGAAGTCCCTGATCGACAAGGGCGAGATGGATTTCTCCGCCGCCGCGGTCCGCTACTCCGACAGCCCCAACGCGCTGGAAGGCGGCGACCTGGGCTGGCGCAGCATGGACGAGATCCCCAACGCCTTCGCCACGCTCATGCGCAACATGCAGCCGGGCGACGTGACCCAGCCGATCCGCGGCCCGAGCGGTTTCCAGCTGCTCAAGCTGGTCGAAGTCCGCGACGCGTCGCAGGCCGGTCCGAACCTGGTCACCCAGTACCAGGCGCGCCACATCCTGATCCGCGTCAGCGACTCGGTCGACGACGCCAAGGCCAAGGCCCAGGCCCAGACCCTGCAGGCCCGCCTGATGGGCGGCGCCGACTTCGCCCTGCTGGCGCAGGAAAACTCGCAGGACCAGAGCTCCGCCGCCAAGGGCGGTGAGCTGGGCTGGTTCACCCGCGACGATTTCGGCCCCGAGTTCGGCAATGCCGTCGCTGGCCTCCAGGCCGGCCAGGTGTCCGCACCGATCCGCACCCAGGCCGGTTACCACCTGATCAAGCTGGAAGGCACGCGCGAATCCGACGTGGGCGACCGCAACCGCCGCGCCCAGGTCCAGGAAACGATCGGCCGCCGCAAGCTGGAAGACGAGTGGAACCGATTCCTGCGCGAGATGCGCGGCGAAGCCTTCGTCGACGTCCGCGTCGGCAAGGCCGCCGACGCCGCACCGGCCTCGCCCACCACCCCGGCCCCGCCCACCGGCGGCTGA